The Thioalkalivibrio thiocyanodenitrificans ARhD 1 nucleotide sequence TGCCTGATCATCGGGAGCGTCTGTTTCCACCGACCGAGACCTTGTCGATGTTTCTGGCCCAGGCGTAGCACACACACACCGGGGCATATTGCCGAGCCCGCCAGCGCCTGCCCTTGGAGATGTTGGGCACGCTGACCCGCCATGCCGGGCAGTGGGTGAGCGAGCGTGTGCCGGCCACATGGCTCTGGCAAGGGCGTGCGGTGCGCCTGGTGGATGGCACCACCGTAACGATGCCCGACACCCCGGCCAATCAGGCCGCGTATCCGCAACCGCGCAGCCAACAACCCGGTCTGGGATTCCCGCTGTGCCGGCTGGTGGGCCTCGTGTGCCTGGGCAGCGGCGCGCTCCTCAATGCGGCCATCGGGCCGTATCACGGCAAAGGCGGCGATGGACAGGCCCTGCTGCGCACGCTTGTGGATACGCTGCAATCCGGGGACCTGCTATTGGGCGACGCGTACTACGCCACCTATTTCCTATTGTGCGACCTGCAGGAACGGGGTGTGGATGCAGTGTTCGAACAACAGGGCGCACGCCGTCGCAGCACGGATTTTCGCCGCGGCCATCGGCTCGGCCAGTACGATCATCCGATCACCATCACCAAACCGAAGATCAAGCCCGACTGGATGGCTCAGGCCGCCGTGTTCGCGAACTCTCTGGCCCGCGAACTGAGCTTCAAGCACACCCTCCAGATCTGGGTGATTTGGCGTCAACGAGGCATGGAAACCGATCATGACGACGCGCTCTCTGCCCTGTTCGTGCTGATCGCCCAGCAGCGCGTCGGAGATCGCCCCCGGACGTATCGAGCCAAGGGCCGTCAAACGACGACCAGAACCCTATCCTCTACTCACGAAACCAAGACTTCTGGCGAGAGAGAAAATCCAGATTCATGGGCATCCCAAGAAGCTTAAGTAAGTGCCATTCGGTTCCGACCCCATTTCAAGCCGATCGACCTGCTGGAGCGCAAAGCGTTCCGCTCAAGGATCAGACTGGAACCGAAGTCGCCTCGGCGGCACGCTCCTGAATCTTTCTGCGCATCATTGGAGCCGTCTTGCCGCCAAGCAGCACAACCAGATCCCCAGGGCAGGCACAATCAAGGGCCTCGGTCACTGCCTGCTCCATGTCGTGCAACGTGGAGATTCCATCTTCGGGAATACCTTCCTCCAGGAGCGTGTCGCGGAGCAGTTCCGGTACCCCGGTCGACTGCCCCCGAACGCAGCAGACATACCGATCAAAGTGCTCGGCGGCCGCAGCGCGTGCAAACTCCCGAATCTCTTCGTCAGATCGGCTGCGGGAAGTAGTCAGCAACATGATCCGTCGTTTCGGTCGCGATAACGCCCTCAAGGCCCCGCAAAGCACGCGCATCCCGTCTGCGTTGTGGGCATAATCAATGACAACGCGGAAAGACAGCGTGTCGTCCACATTAAAACGGGCAGGATTGAACTCGTAGCTTGCCTGGAAACGCTCAAGGCCGACGCGAATCGCATCGTTCGGGACGCCCAGCGCCCACGCGGCCGCAACAGCAAACATCGCATTGTCCACATTGAAAGCCACCCGGCCCCCGAGCGTGGCTGCAACGTGGTTTGCCGGCATGGAAAAGGCCCGGGTTCCGCCGTGGCAGGCGAGGATTTGCGCGTCTTCTCCCGAGCCCTCCGTCACAACCACGCGCCCTCCGGCGGCCCGGTGGGCCGTGACGGTGGGATTATCAGTATGGCGACTGACCAGAATCACGCTTCCTGGCGGCCGTCCCGCACCCGTTGCAAGCACGCGATGATCGTCCGCGTTCAGTACCACAGTACCGGTTGTACGCCGGATCACATCCCCCTTTACTGCCGCCATCTGGTCAAGCGTATACACTCCGTCCAGCCCCAGATGGTCGGATGCCACATTCAGGAAGACGCCGACGTCACACGAATCAAACCCGGCCCCTAGCTTGATCAACCCTCCGCGGGCCGTTTCCAGCACAGCCACCTCGGTTCGCGCGTCGGCCAGAACCAAGGCGGCCCCCGTCACTCCCGCGACATCGCCATCACGAAGCTGTTCATCATTCACCAGGGCGCCCGTGGTGGTAGCCATCCCCACATAACGGAAACTTTGACGAAGAATATGACCGATCATGCGGCTGGTCGTGGTCTTGCCATTGGTGCCCGTGACCGCCACCAGGGGAATCCTCGCCGAAGCCTCCCGAGGCAGGATCGCATCCACCAGTTGGCGACCCACGTCGCAACCGGGTCCCAGATGTGGATGGGTGTGGATCTCAAGATCGGGGTCCGGCAACACATCGAGCACCACGGCGTTGGGCGCTTCCGCAGGGCCGGTCAGTTCGCTGACCGCCATGTCGACTCCGGCCAATTCATTGAGCGAAAAACACCCCACCGCGCGCTCCGCAAGGCCCTTCAGGGCTTCTCCGGTAAGCTCCGTCACGTCACGGCAAAGCCCGCCGTTGTAATAAGTCCCCTCCGCACGCAGGTTGATACGGTATCCCGAGGCGGGAACTGAGTCGCGACCGAGGCCCGCCAATGACAGCCGAAGGTCCACGTCCAAGTCTCCGCTCGCCATTTTTTTCCATGCGGATCGCACAACGCCTGTGTGATCCGCATTTGCTTGCCGGGCGATCAACTGGTCAACTGTCGTCACACCGTCCCCTACAATGACGGGGGGCTCATGCAGCACAACGGATCGCACGCGCCCCGCGATGACGAGAAAACGACACCGCATTCCAGAGCAATACCTTTCCACCCAAATCTTACGCGCAGGTCCGGCAGCTGCTTCAAAGACCGCGAGCACCTGCTCTCTGCTTGCCAGGGGGCCGAACATCCGGCGCTTCGGATGTCGATAAGAGAACTCCTCCCGGAGCTGGTACTGGACAGTCACGGGATACCCGAGTCGCTCGGCGCCTCGCACCGCGCGGGCGGCCGAGTTCTTATTGGGAAAATCAAGATCCTGCGCCGGAACAGGGACGCCTGCCTCCATCAGCCGGGAGACCACTGAAGCACGGTCAGTGATTCCCGCCAACACTTGAAGATCGGGCATCTTAGGCATCGGGCCACTGAACAGGCGACTCCGCGCACCGTAGCCCATCTGCAGCAGTCCGAAGCGTATCACGCGGCCTTCGGGGGCTTCGGCGAAGGGCTCCTGGTCGAGCCACCGGGCGGGCAGCCCGCGAGCACGGGCTGCCCCCATAAGAAGGCGCGAATTGGGATCAACAGCCCGCGGACACGCGAAGACCAGGTACTCCTCCAGTGCGGACTGCCGCCCCTCCAGGCTGTCTCCATCGAGAATCAGCCCCAGCAGGTCCGCGGCCAGTTCCCCCGCGGCAAGGCAACTGGCCGGCTCTTCGCAGTCGATCGCCACTGCGCACCCGTCTCCCTCAGGCAACTCTTCAACCCCAACCCATCGGGCCTGATGCCCGGCATGGGCGAGCAGCGCGTGAAGGAGCCGAACGTATAGACGCACGACACGTGGTACGTCGTCGGCGAACCGCGTTTCAGGATCCGCGACTGACTGAACGCCAAGGCGACTCAACCCGCCCAGGAGCAGATCTTCTCCGCAGTCGGCGCGGGCATTGGAAACGGCGAGCGCAAACCACGCGACCGTCGGCGGGCCAAAACGTGAATATCCGGTATAGATCCGAGTACCTTGGATGAAGATCACGGTGGAAACCCTGTTCGCGAAAACCACATCGGGATAGTGCTCCAACAGTCATCGGGGACCTTTCCGGGAGTCCGCGCCCCCGCACCGGCAGGAGAGACGGCTTATGCGGCCAAGGTGACAAAGTCACCCCCTCCACGGCATACCCCATGGCCCACAGACGCCGCAACCTTTATCCGCAACAGGTGCCATTCTGCCATAGTCGGGCGCGCTTCGGATTCAGGCACATGGCCCGCTTCCCATACCGGCGTCGCGCGGGCATACTCCTAAGCCCTACGGTCACCCGTACGCAACAACCACATGCACGGGTCACTCGCCTGGCGCCAGCGCCCTGACGGCCCGCAACCGATATGCCGCCCAGGACGCTCTTTTTACGCCAACCCAATCCGGTGCAAAAGGAACCTGGCGCGCAAGCCTTCAAGCCATGAAAGCCGCACTACTGTTAATCGATTTGCAGCAGGATTTTCTGGGACGCCCTGATCTGCTCCCCATGGCTGAAGAGGTCATCGCGGCCAATGCCCGGGTTCTGGCGCTGGCGCGGGCCCGGCGCATTCCGGTCATACATGTCCACACCGTCGTCTCCGAGGATGGTCACGACGCCATGCCCCATTGGCGCGCGTGGGACGCGCCTCTCTGTCGCCGGGGAAGCGCGGGCGCCGGCACGCCCGAGGCCCTGGAACCCCGACCGGGCGAAACCGTGATTACAAAGCGCTTCTATAGCGGGTTCGACAATCCGGACCTGGACTCAACGCTTAAAGCGCTGAATGTCCACACGCTACTGCTAAGCGGCCTGTATACCCACGGATGCATCCGGGCAACCGCTCTGGACGCCTATTCAAGGGGGTACGAAACCCTCGTGGTCTCCGATGCGGTCGCCAGCCCCGATCCCATTCACTCCGAAGCCAGCCGCCAATGGATGGAGGGGCGCTGCGCGTGCTTCCGTCCCATGGATCAAATCTTCGGATCGAGTAATGACCACGACTCCGCGGCCGATGTTGAAGCGGCCATCAGAGAAGCCGCGGCCTACGTGCTCGACGAAGCTTCTCAACACGACTGGCCCGACAAACTCGACGCATGGCTGAGACAGATTCAACACGAGCGCGAGTACTTCATCGACCTGATCACTCAAGAAGTGCAGAAGCCGCTGTTGAACTCACAGGAAGAGTTTGAACGGGCCGTGGAGCATCTGCGGGCGGCCATCACCCTGGCAACCGAGTCCGGCCCCGGATGGCCCGGCATCAACGTCCGACACCGCCCGCTGGGTGTCATCGCCCTGCTCACCCCATGGAACAATCCGCTGGCCATCCCGCTTGCCAAGGCGTCGGCTGCGCTGGCGTTCGGTAATGCAGTGGTCTGGAAACCTTCCCCTCGGGCCGCGGCTGTGGCCGAGAGCCTGATGAACAGTTATCAGCGTGCCGGACTTCCGAAGCAGGCGCTGCAGCTCGTTCACGGTGGCCCGGAGACTGCGCGCCTGATCGTAACCGCCGAGCCTGTCCGCGCGGTCTCCTTAACCGGGTCCGTCAGCAGTGGTCGAAGTGTTGCCGCCATGTGCGCCGCGGGCGGAAAGGCGCTCCAGGCGGAGCTGGGGGGTAACAACGCGCTGATCGTTCTGGCGGACGCCGACATAGAAGGGATAGCCCCGGACCTTGCGCTGGCGGCCTTCAGCTACTCCGGGCAACGCTGTACGGCCATTCGCCGCTTCATCGTGGAGCGGTCCGTTGCCGAGACCTTCGAACGCGAAATGAAACGGGCGACGGAATCACTGCCCCTGGGCGATCCCCGAGATTCCGCCACGGTCATTGGGCCATTGATCGATGCCGAGCAGCTTGAAGCCATCGACCAGAAGGTCCGACAGGCGATCTCAGACGGGGCTCGCCTGATCTGTGGTGGTGCGCGGCCCAACGGGTGGCAACACGGCGCCTGGTACGCTCCCACGCTCCTGTACTGTGCCGACAATACGTCGAGAATCGTCCAGGAGGAGAGCTTTGGTCCCATCGCCGTCATTCAGATCGCGGATGACCTGGAACATGCACTGGCCTTATGCAATGGCGTCGCTCATGGTCTTGTGGCCGGGCTTGTGAGCGAGAGACCCGACGCCCGAACACGCTTCCTCGGGGAGGCGCAGGCTGGAATCCTGCGCTTTGGGACAGGCCCGCTCGCCATCCACCCCGAAGCGCCTTTTGGGGGCTGGAAGGCCTCCCAGTTCGGCCCCCCGGAGCATGGCGTCTGGGATCGTCAGTTCTACACCCGCCCACAAGCCGTGTACGCCGAAGACTGAGGCGAGCGTTTCGCCAACAAACACCACAACCCCTGACATGTGTCCGAAGCTCACACCAATGAAACACCCGATTATCAAGAGCAGTTCCGAGCCCTTGGAGACCCTGTCCCTTCTCAGCTGGGAGACTGCACCACAAACATGTGATCCTGCACATGGCTGCGTGGACTACCATCGCTGCTGGAGCATCGTACGGTTGCTCGAACTGGACGGCGCGCCGCCGGCCGGCGTCAAGTTCTTTCACAGGGAACTCGCTGAGTTCGCACGCCTTCCCGAAGCGCGGATCCTGATTTCAGGCGGCGCGGACAGCGGCTTACTGGCGCTGGTCGCCGAGGCGTTTTCGGACACCGCGAGCAATCCGACCCTCATCTTCGTTGACCAGTGCGCGACCCCCTGCCACGTGAACGCCGCCTATGCACGTGAAACGGGTATAGAACTGCAGATCCTGCAAGGCGATATCAGGGAGGCACGCACCGCGCCCGTCGACGCCATCGTCGCCCATTCGTTCCTGCCTTTCTTCCAAGGGCGGGACCGTCAGCTTGTCTTGTCCGCATGGGCAAGACTGCTGCGTCCCGGCGGCAAACTCCTGATGTCCACGTGGGTAACAGAGTCCGAGACCCAGTGGGCCGCGCCCAAGGACGCAAATACCATGCTGAATCGGGCCAACCAGCTGAAGTCCAAGGCGGCCCGGCTCGGATGGGACGAACACACCGCCGCTGAACTGGCCGAGACGGCGCAACGGTTCTGGGCTGCCACTCTGGCGAAACCACCCGCCATCACCCGTGATTACCTGCACAAAGCCCTGAGCGAGGCGGGCTTCGCGATGGAAGGGTACACCGCCGAATCCGCCGAAAGCATTGGAGGGCCCTACCTGCACGGGCAGGCAACGCACGCAGCCAGGCATCGCGCGGAAGTCGTCGCGCGCCGAGTGTGATGCTTGAACCCCGGTAACGCACTGGCAGGAAATTCCCGGGATCCTTGCGCTCCGCCGACCCGCCGATGTGGAGGCCGGGCCCGCAAACCAAACCCATCATTTCACTTGAAGCTTGACGGAAACCCGGCCCAAGGACGCCTGCACAGGCCTTTTCTTGACACCATCTTCCCTGCCCCAAATAATCGTGCCCTGATTATGGCCTTTGGCCCGCATTGGCATCCGATCCGATGAATGATCCCAGCGCATCCCTCGATCAGTTCATTTCTCAACTCTTCTCCCAGCCGGACATGCTGCGAATGGGGCATGGACAGCGACTGGCCGACCAAAACCTCGGGCTTGGCTGGCTCTATTATGGACTCGCGAGAATCCTCAGACCGCGATGCGCTGTCGTCATCGGCTCATACCGAGGCTTCGCGCCCAGTGTGATCGCTCGGGCACTGCTTGATAACGACGAAGGTGGCGAGGTTCACTTCGTCGATCCATCCTTGGCCGATGGATTCTGGTCTGAACCCGCGGCTGTATCCCGCCACTTCACCGGCCTCGGCACGCCCAATATAAGGCACCATCGATACACCACTCAGGCATTTGTCGAGACCGATGCCTATGCCGGCCTTGACGATATCGGCCTGCTCATGGTGGACGGGCTGCACACCGCGGAGCAGGCGCGGTTCGATTATCAGGCCTTCCTGCCCAAACTGAGCAGCGAAGCGATCACGCTGTTTCATGACAGCACGACGCGCCGCATGAGCACGTTCTATGGGGAGGACAAGGCCTATGAGCACAACGTCTGTGACTTCATGGATCGGATACGGCAGGACACGAGCATGGAGATCTTCACACTCGCAGTCGCGAGCGGGGTGAGCCTGGTTCGCGGCTACCCGGTGAACCCTGACAGAATATTTGCACCGTTTAAGACCAATGGACATGCTCATGACACCTGACAGTACGCGGTACCTGAACATCGCTGCGGGATCACACCCCGTCGATTACTCGCCTTTGATTGGAATGATC carries:
- a CDS encoding aldehyde dehydrogenase family protein — its product is MKAALLLIDLQQDFLGRPDLLPMAEEVIAANARVLALARARRIPVIHVHTVVSEDGHDAMPHWRAWDAPLCRRGSAGAGTPEALEPRPGETVITKRFYSGFDNPDLDSTLKALNVHTLLLSGLYTHGCIRATALDAYSRGYETLVVSDAVASPDPIHSEASRQWMEGRCACFRPMDQIFGSSNDHDSAADVEAAIREAAAYVLDEASQHDWPDKLDAWLRQIQHEREYFIDLITQEVQKPLLNSQEEFERAVEHLRAAITLATESGPGWPGINVRHRPLGVIALLTPWNNPLAIPLAKASAALAFGNAVVWKPSPRAAAVAESLMNSYQRAGLPKQALQLVHGGPETARLIVTAEPVRAVSLTGSVSSGRSVAAMCAAGGKALQAELGGNNALIVLADADIEGIAPDLALAAFSYSGQRCTAIRRFIVERSVAETFEREMKRATESLPLGDPRDSATVIGPLIDAEQLEAIDQKVRQAISDGARLICGGARPNGWQHGAWYAPTLLYCADNTSRIVQEESFGPIAVIQIADDLEHALALCNGVAHGLVAGLVSERPDARTRFLGEAQAGILRFGTGPLAIHPEAPFGGWKASQFGPPEHGVWDRQFYTRPQAVYAED
- a CDS encoding Mur ligase family protein; protein product: MEHYPDVVFANRVSTVIFIQGTRIYTGYSRFGPPTVAWFALAVSNARADCGEDLLLGGLSRLGVQSVADPETRFADDVPRVVRLYVRLLHALLAHAGHQARWVGVEELPEGDGCAVAIDCEEPASCLAAGELAADLLGLILDGDSLEGRQSALEEYLVFACPRAVDPNSRLLMGAARARGLPARWLDQEPFAEAPEGRVIRFGLLQMGYGARSRLFSGPMPKMPDLQVLAGITDRASVVSRLMEAGVPVPAQDLDFPNKNSAARAVRGAERLGYPVTVQYQLREEFSYRHPKRRMFGPLASREQVLAVFEAAAGPARKIWVERYCSGMRCRFLVIAGRVRSVVLHEPPVIVGDGVTTVDQLIARQANADHTGVVRSAWKKMASGDLDVDLRLSLAGLGRDSVPASGYRINLRAEGTYYNGGLCRDVTELTGEALKGLAERAVGCFSLNELAGVDMAVSELTGPAEAPNAVVLDVLPDPDLEIHTHPHLGPGCDVGRQLVDAILPREASARIPLVAVTGTNGKTTTSRMIGHILRQSFRYVGMATTTGALVNDEQLRDGDVAGVTGAALVLADARTEVAVLETARGGLIKLGAGFDSCDVGVFLNVASDHLGLDGVYTLDQMAAVKGDVIRRTTGTVVLNADDHRVLATGAGRPPGSVILVSRHTDNPTVTAHRAAGGRVVVTEGSGEDAQILACHGGTRAFSMPANHVAATLGGRVAFNVDNAMFAVAAAWALGVPNDAIRVGLERFQASYEFNPARFNVDDTLSFRVVIDYAHNADGMRVLCGALRALSRPKRRIMLLTTSRSRSDEEIREFARAAAAEHFDRYVCCVRGQSTGVPELLRDTLLEEGIPEDGISTLHDMEQAVTEALDCACPGDLVVLLGGKTAPMMRRKIQERAAEATSVPV
- a CDS encoding class I SAM-dependent methyltransferase encodes the protein MNDPSASLDQFISQLFSQPDMLRMGHGQRLADQNLGLGWLYYGLARILRPRCAVVIGSYRGFAPSVIARALLDNDEGGEVHFVDPSLADGFWSEPAAVSRHFTGLGTPNIRHHRYTTQAFVETDAYAGLDDIGLLMVDGLHTAEQARFDYQAFLPKLSSEAITLFHDSTTRRMSTFYGEDKAYEHNVCDFMDRIRQDTSMEIFTLAVASGVSLVRGYPVNPDRIFAPFKTNGHAHDT
- a CDS encoding methyltransferase domain-containing protein, yielding MLELDGAPPAGVKFFHRELAEFARLPEARILISGGADSGLLALVAEAFSDTASNPTLIFVDQCATPCHVNAAYARETGIELQILQGDIREARTAPVDAIVAHSFLPFFQGRDRQLVLSAWARLLRPGGKLLMSTWVTESETQWAAPKDANTMLNRANQLKSKAARLGWDEHTAAELAETAQRFWAATLAKPPAITRDYLHKALSEAGFAMEGYTAESAESIGGPYLHGQATHAARHRAEVVARRV